One Actinospica robiniae DSM 44927 genomic region harbors:
- a CDS encoding SRPBCC family protein: MNSTHEVAVSVRVRAGAQAVWDALTDWPAHDEWMPATTVQTVDGDGRAVGGRIVAYTGFGRLGFADPMEVTEWRPPTRCVMRHTGKIVRGLTTFEIVPVAEESDGSTLTWHERYEIPGGRLGAYGFVLARPVLARALQHALTRFAQLQQIHGS, encoded by the coding sequence GTGAACAGCACGCACGAGGTGGCCGTGAGCGTGCGAGTGCGCGCCGGTGCACAGGCGGTGTGGGACGCGCTGACCGACTGGCCGGCGCATGATGAATGGATGCCGGCGACAACCGTGCAGACGGTCGACGGCGACGGCAGGGCGGTGGGCGGTCGGATCGTGGCGTACACCGGGTTCGGCCGCCTGGGCTTCGCGGACCCGATGGAGGTGACCGAGTGGAGGCCGCCGACCCGCTGCGTGATGCGCCACACCGGCAAGATCGTGCGGGGCTTGACCACCTTCGAGATCGTCCCGGTGGCCGAGGAGTCCGACGGTTCGACCCTGACGTGGCATGAGCGCTATGAGATTCCCGGCGGCAGACTCGGGGCGTACGGCTTCGTCCTCGCCCGCCCGGTCCTCGCACGGGCGCTGCAGCACGCGCTCACCCGCTTCGCGCAACTCCAGCAAATCCACGGAAGCTGA